One Synechococcus sp. PROS-9-1 DNA window includes the following coding sequences:
- the wecB gene encoding non-hydrolyzing UDP-N-acetylglucosamine 2-epimerase, which translates to MARLPRVTIVLGTRPEAIKLAPVIQEFRACKTLETRVVLTGQHREMVSQVMELFGLSADLDLNLMTPRQTLTHVTCAALQGLRDDFQAFPPKLVLVQGDTTTAFAAALAAFYEQIPVGHVEAGLRTDNLLDPFPEEANRRLISQIAHLHFAPTKQSEANLQASGVVGRVLLTGNTVIDALLRMSERAPALSDLGIDWDAQRVILATVHRRENWGDRLKNIADGMLRVLDSHPDTVLLLPLHRNPTVREPLQAQLGEHPRVVLTEPLDYDRLVAAMKGCTLLLTDSGGLQEEAPALGKPVLVLRETTERPEAVEAGTAQLVGTDPTAIHREASLLLEDSEAYNAMAKAVNPFGDGQASGRILEASLELLAS; encoded by the coding sequence ATGGCTCGCCTGCCACGCGTGACAATCGTCTTGGGCACGAGGCCTGAAGCCATCAAATTGGCGCCTGTGATCCAAGAATTCCGGGCCTGCAAAACCCTGGAAACCCGAGTCGTGCTGACAGGTCAGCACAGGGAGATGGTGTCTCAAGTCATGGAATTGTTTGGCCTTAGCGCCGATCTGGATCTCAATCTGATGACACCTCGGCAAACCCTCACGCACGTGACCTGTGCGGCGCTGCAGGGCTTGCGTGATGACTTTCAAGCTTTTCCTCCAAAGCTCGTGCTGGTTCAAGGAGACACAACCACGGCCTTCGCTGCAGCTCTCGCCGCCTTCTACGAACAAATTCCTGTTGGTCACGTCGAGGCCGGACTGCGTACGGACAATCTTCTCGATCCTTTTCCAGAAGAGGCCAACCGTCGCTTGATCTCGCAAATTGCACATCTTCACTTTGCTCCTACCAAGCAATCAGAAGCCAACCTCCAGGCCTCTGGGGTTGTTGGGCGCGTGCTGCTGACCGGAAACACCGTGATCGATGCCCTGCTACGGATGTCAGAACGCGCTCCTGCTTTGAGCGATCTAGGCATCGATTGGGACGCGCAAAGAGTGATTTTGGCAACCGTTCACCGTCGTGAAAATTGGGGTGACCGCCTCAAGAACATTGCGGACGGAATGCTGCGAGTACTCGACAGCCATCCTGACACCGTGTTGCTGTTGCCCTTGCATCGCAACCCAACTGTGCGCGAACCCCTCCAGGCACAACTAGGGGAGCATCCACGCGTGGTGCTGACCGAGCCACTGGATTACGACCGCTTGGTAGCAGCCATGAAGGGCTGCACTCTTTTACTCACAGACTCCGGTGGGTTGCAGGAAGAAGCACCAGCTCTAGGGAAACCGGTTCTTGTGCTGCGTGAAACGACTGAACGACCCGAAGCCGTTGAAGCCGGCACAGCCCAATTGGTGGGGACTGATCCAACAGCGATTCACCGTGAAGCATCCCTGTTGTTAGAAGACAGCGAGGCCTACAACGCCATGGCAAAAGCCGTGAATCCTTTTGGCGATGGCCAAGCAAGTGGAAGGATTCTCGAGGCGTCCCTTGAACTCTTGGCAAGCTGA
- the map gene encoding type I methionyl aminopeptidase — MNLFADLLASTKGSTVTATGPRIQQRRGVEIKSARELKIMAKASSIVATVLREIMELVEPGQTTGDLDAHAERRIREMGATPSFMGYHGFPASICASINNEVVHGIPSNKRVIHAGDLLKVDTGAYFDGYHGDSSITVCVGDVSEEARKLSRVAQESLMAGLSQIRAGNTLLDIAGAVEDHVKANQFSVVEDYTGHGVGRNLHEEPSVFNFRTNDLPNVKLRPGMTLAVEPILNAGSNACRTLKDRWTVVTKDGSLSAQWEHTIVVTSDGCEILTDRGD; from the coding sequence ATGAATTTGTTCGCTGACCTCCTGGCCTCCACAAAGGGCTCCACTGTCACCGCCACCGGCCCACGCATCCAGCAGCGACGTGGCGTAGAAATCAAATCAGCTCGCGAGCTGAAAATCATGGCGAAAGCCAGTTCCATCGTCGCCACCGTTCTGCGCGAAATCATGGAGCTGGTGGAGCCTGGCCAAACCACAGGTGACCTTGATGCCCATGCTGAGCGACGCATCCGAGAGATGGGCGCAACCCCAAGTTTCATGGGTTACCACGGCTTCCCAGCGAGCATCTGCGCCAGCATCAACAACGAGGTGGTGCACGGCATCCCCAGCAACAAACGGGTTATCCACGCTGGCGATCTACTCAAAGTGGATACAGGGGCCTATTTCGACGGTTATCACGGAGACAGCTCCATCACCGTCTGCGTCGGTGACGTCTCTGAAGAAGCACGCAAGCTCAGTCGGGTCGCCCAGGAGTCACTCATGGCTGGACTCTCCCAGATCCGTGCCGGGAACACGCTTCTCGACATCGCTGGAGCAGTCGAAGATCACGTCAAAGCCAACCAATTCAGTGTGGTGGAGGATTACACCGGCCATGGAGTTGGACGGAATCTCCACGAAGAGCCATCGGTGTTTAATTTCCGCACGAACGATCTTCCTAACGTCAAATTGCGTCCAGGCATGACGCTTGCCGTTGAGCCCATCCTCAACGCAGGAAGCAATGCTTGTCGCACCCTTAAAGACCGATGGACCGTCGTCACCAAGGACGGCAGTCTTTCCGCTCAGTGGGAACACACCATCGTCGTGACGTCAGATGGTTGCGAAATCCTCACCGATCGGGGGGATTGA
- the tsaD gene encoding tRNA (adenosine(37)-N6)-threonylcarbamoyltransferase complex transferase subunit TsaD — MPTVLALETSCDESAAAVLRQEGEKLTVLSHGIASQVEEHAKWGGVVPEIASRRHVEALPNLVEHALQEAGLVAADLDAIAATVTPGLVGALMVGSITGRTLAALHQKPFLAVHHLEAHLASVFLADHPPHAPYLVLLVSGGHTELIRVNQLGEMERLGRSHDDAAGEAFDKVARLMGLGYPGGPAIQAIAVEGDAKRFRLPKGRVSKPGGGFYPYDFSFSGLKTAVLRHVEALKRESEDLPLADLAASFEQIVADVLVERSLRCCLEQGIDHLVMVGGVAANHRLRSQMQADGLSQGVSVHIAPLAYCTDNAAMVAVAALRRLSKSVQPSSLELGVAARWPLEKALSLYGPTPPF; from the coding sequence ATGCCCACAGTGCTTGCCCTCGAAACAAGTTGTGACGAGTCAGCCGCGGCGGTGCTCCGCCAGGAGGGCGAAAAGCTCACGGTGTTGTCCCACGGCATCGCCTCCCAGGTTGAGGAGCACGCGAAATGGGGCGGGGTTGTTCCTGAGATTGCCTCGCGCCGGCATGTGGAGGCGCTCCCAAACCTCGTGGAACACGCCTTACAAGAAGCTGGTCTCGTTGCTGCCGACCTCGATGCCATCGCGGCGACGGTGACACCTGGCCTGGTGGGTGCCCTCATGGTGGGCTCCATCACAGGGCGAACACTGGCCGCCCTGCATCAGAAACCTTTTCTCGCCGTTCACCATCTCGAGGCACACCTGGCTTCCGTGTTCTTGGCAGATCACCCACCACATGCGCCTTATCTCGTACTTCTCGTGAGTGGCGGGCACACCGAACTGATTCGGGTGAATCAGCTAGGAGAGATGGAACGCCTGGGACGCAGCCATGACGATGCGGCCGGCGAAGCCTTCGACAAAGTGGCTCGACTGATGGGCTTGGGCTACCCCGGCGGTCCAGCGATTCAGGCTATCGCCGTAGAGGGTGATGCCAAACGGTTTCGGTTGCCAAAAGGGCGCGTTTCCAAGCCAGGAGGAGGCTTCTACCCCTATGACTTTTCATTCAGCGGGCTGAAAACTGCGGTGCTTCGGCATGTGGAAGCTTTAAAGCGTGAGTCCGAGGATCTTCCTCTTGCTGACCTCGCTGCCAGCTTTGAACAGATCGTGGCCGATGTGTTGGTGGAGCGAAGCCTGCGCTGCTGCCTAGAGCAGGGGATTGATCATTTAGTGATGGTCGGCGGCGTTGCCGCCAACCATCGTCTGCGTTCTCAAATGCAAGCTGACGGTCTTTCACAGGGGGTGTCCGTACACATCGCCCCTTTGGCCTATTGCACGGACAACGCAGCAATGGTTGCTGTAGCGGCATTGCGTCGACTCTCTAAAAGCGTGCAACCCAGCTCTCTGGAGCTAGGAGTCGCAGCGCGATGGCCATTAGAGAAAGCATTAAGCCTTTATGGCCCAACACCCCCCTTTTAA
- a CDS encoding PepSY domain-containing protein — protein MEGSTVARLLVRVRQWHRWMAPLVVLPLLVTVSTGVTYRLAKDWGGLSREQVHWLMTIHEGEWLGPALEPVVVLLNAVGLLWMLATGAWLLLQSFRRQWIASRKEAGG, from the coding sequence ATGGAGGGATCGACGGTGGCCCGCTTATTGGTTCGCGTTCGCCAATGGCATCGCTGGATGGCGCCTCTTGTTGTGCTCCCTTTGCTGGTCACGGTTAGTACCGGCGTGACCTATCGGTTGGCTAAGGACTGGGGGGGATTAAGTCGTGAGCAGGTTCATTGGTTGATGACCATCCACGAGGGTGAGTGGCTTGGGCCTGCCCTCGAGCCCGTCGTGGTCCTTCTCAACGCGGTAGGCCTGTTGTGGATGCTTGCGACTGGTGCCTGGCTCCTCTTGCAAAGCTTTCGAAGGCAGTGGATTGCGTCTCGGAAGGAGGCTGGGGGTTAA
- a CDS encoding type IV pilus twitching motility protein PilT, which translates to MSQPVFPPGIPARPTFTASPVPDSSASSPPSLEQIVRFAHEQGHSDVHLGIGESPRFRARGEIIRSDWPPTEPREFQDWLGELLTPQQIDQFRQCKEFDGAHAFSFVRVRINLFDALQGAAMVLRLIPQKILSLDDLKLPPVLQDLCAYPKGLLLITGPTGSGKSTTLAAMIDWINNNQSRHILTIEDPIEFVHQSRKSLIRQREVGRHTLQFHQALRAALREDPDVILVGEIRDKETLSTAMEAAQTGHLVFGTLHTNSAVKTVERVLGMYKPEEQESVRQSLAESLMGIVSQGLIQSNGGKRAAYHDLMINTDACKDYIKKGALDDVEDIMQRSEFDGMMTANQSLQRLVESGQVEGEKAIAVSPRPNELAQALRGRS; encoded by the coding sequence ATGAGTCAGCCCGTTTTCCCTCCTGGTATCCCAGCGCGGCCAACGTTCACAGCATCTCCAGTCCCAGATTCATCGGCTTCGTCACCCCCGTCCTTAGAGCAGATCGTTCGTTTCGCTCATGAACAGGGGCATTCCGACGTCCATCTTGGGATCGGGGAGAGTCCACGATTTCGTGCCCGTGGCGAGATTATTCGCTCCGATTGGCCTCCCACTGAACCCAGGGAGTTTCAGGACTGGCTTGGAGAATTACTCACTCCCCAGCAGATCGACCAGTTCAGACAGTGCAAAGAGTTCGACGGGGCTCATGCCTTCTCGTTCGTGAGGGTACGCATCAATTTGTTTGATGCTCTTCAGGGTGCGGCGATGGTGTTGAGGCTCATTCCTCAAAAGATCCTGTCACTGGATGATCTAAAGCTGCCGCCTGTTCTTCAAGACCTTTGTGCTTATCCCAAAGGATTGCTGCTGATAACTGGCCCTACCGGCTCAGGTAAAAGCACCACGCTGGCAGCCATGATTGATTGGATTAATAATAACCAGAGCAGGCATATCCTCACGATTGAGGATCCCATTGAATTCGTGCATCAAAGCCGGAAGTCTTTAATCCGACAACGTGAGGTGGGACGTCATACGCTCCAGTTCCACCAGGCTTTGAGAGCGGCACTCCGTGAAGACCCTGATGTGATTTTGGTTGGTGAAATTCGGGATAAAGAAACGCTCAGTACCGCGATGGAAGCGGCTCAGACTGGGCATCTTGTTTTTGGAACTTTGCATACCAACTCTGCGGTTAAAACCGTTGAGCGTGTCCTTGGCATGTACAAACCTGAAGAGCAAGAAAGTGTCAGACAATCTCTAGCTGAATCGCTAATGGGGATTGTTTCTCAAGGATTAATCCAAAGCAATGGTGGAAAGCGTGCTGCTTATCATGACCTAATGATTAATACTGATGCGTGTAAGGATTATATTAAAAAGGGCGCGCTAGATGATGTCGAAGACATCATGCAGAGAAGTGAATTTGATGGAATGATGACTGCTAATCAGTCTTTGCAGCGACTGGTTGAATCTGGGCAAGTCGAAGGCGAGAAGGCGATAGCCGTAAGTCCTCGTCCAAATGAACTGGCTCAGGCGTTAAGGGGTAGGAGTTGA
- the rplS gene encoding 50S ribosomal protein L19 — MAVDPIETSVDEATEETSGATAVAEKSISKDSKKMSAYALIREFEDAQLKSDLPEIYVGDTVRVGVRISEGNKERIQPYEGVVIAKRHGSLNQTITVRRIFQGIGVERVFMLHSPQVASVKIERRGKVRRAKLFYLRDRVGKATRVKQRFDR, encoded by the coding sequence ATGGCGGTGGACCCGATAGAGACGTCTGTGGACGAAGCCACTGAGGAGACCAGCGGTGCAACTGCTGTTGCTGAAAAATCAATCTCCAAAGATTCGAAGAAGATGAGTGCTTATGCACTGATTCGAGAATTCGAAGACGCTCAATTGAAGAGTGATCTTCCTGAGATTTACGTTGGCGACACCGTGCGTGTTGGTGTTCGCATCAGCGAGGGCAATAAAGAGCGTATCCAGCCCTACGAGGGCGTCGTAATCGCCAAGCGCCATGGAAGTCTCAACCAAACCATCACGGTGCGGCGCATCTTCCAAGGGATTGGAGTTGAGCGGGTTTTTATGCTCCACAGCCCCCAAGTGGCTTCGGTCAAAATTGAGCGTCGCGGTAAAGTTAGGCGTGCGAAGCTTTTTTATCTGCGGGACCGGGTGGGCAAGGCCACTCGCGTGAAGCAGCGCTTCGATCGCTGA
- the psaJ gene encoding photosystem I reaction center subunit IX, protein MKKFLTTAPVVAAIWFTLTAGILIEWNRFFPDLLFHPMG, encoded by the coding sequence ATGAAGAAATTTCTTACTACTGCACCAGTCGTTGCCGCGATTTGGTTCACTCTCACCGCCGGAATCTTGATCGAGTGGAATCGTTTTTTCCCTGATCTCCTCTTCCACCCCATGGGCTGA
- a CDS encoding SDR family oxidoreductase, whose product MANQASPSSALPLSGRWAGRTVGITGASGALGRALTKALIAEGAWVIALSHSPPPKAQASIDEAQEWVRWSCGDERQLEPVLKSVDVLVLNHGINPGGDQCPETLSKTLEVNAFSHWRLMQQFETIADQDQNRDQPRELWVNTSEAEIQPALSPGYELSKRLIGELVSLRWNNRSARQRQALRLRKLILGPFRSNLNPIGLLTSGFVARQVIRQANLGLNLIIVTPNPLTYLLMPFVELVRRVYCRALRINPPDR is encoded by the coding sequence ATGGCCAATCAGGCATCTCCCTCTTCCGCTCTACCCCTGTCTGGACGTTGGGCCGGCCGAACGGTGGGAATCACTGGAGCGAGCGGGGCGCTGGGACGGGCTTTGACTAAGGCTCTGATCGCAGAGGGTGCCTGGGTGATTGCTCTGAGCCACAGTCCTCCTCCAAAAGCCCAAGCGTCGATTGATGAGGCGCAAGAGTGGGTTCGTTGGTCTTGCGGAGACGAGCGTCAGCTGGAGCCCGTTCTTAAAAGCGTTGATGTGCTGGTTTTGAACCACGGCATCAACCCCGGTGGTGATCAGTGTCCTGAGACTCTCTCCAAAACCCTTGAGGTGAACGCATTCAGCCATTGGCGTTTGATGCAGCAATTCGAGACCATTGCTGATCAAGACCAAAACCGCGATCAGCCACGAGAGCTCTGGGTCAACACGTCAGAGGCTGAGATCCAACCGGCCTTGAGCCCTGGCTATGAGTTGAGCAAGCGATTGATCGGTGAGTTGGTCAGCTTGCGTTGGAACAACCGCAGCGCCAGGCAGCGTCAGGCATTGAGGTTACGCAAACTCATCCTTGGACCATTTCGCTCCAACCTCAACCCGATTGGATTGTTGACGTCTGGATTTGTCGCCAGACAGGTGATTCGGCAAGCAAACCTTGGGCTGAACTTGATCATCGTCACCCCCAATCCACTCACCTACCTTCTAATGCCCTTCGTCGAACTGGTTCGAAGGGTTTATTGCCGCGCCTTGAGGATCAATCCCCCCGATCGGTGA
- a CDS encoding Photosystem I reaction center subunit III has protein sequence MRRLFALALSALLVFGFAPVAKADVAGLTPCAESARFQQRASAAATPQAKARFEMYSEAVCGEDGLPHLIVDGRWSHAGDFVFPGLMFLYINGCIGWAGREYLKGTRGTKEQYMKEIQIDVSLALKSLLASATWPIAAFGEFTSGKLLESDDKVTISPR, from the coding sequence ATGCGTCGTCTCTTCGCTCTTGCGCTCTCGGCCCTGCTGGTGTTCGGCTTTGCCCCCGTCGCCAAGGCTGACGTGGCTGGTCTGACACCCTGCGCCGAAAGTGCCCGTTTTCAGCAGCGTGCAAGCGCTGCAGCCACGCCTCAAGCTAAGGCTCGTTTCGAGATGTATAGCGAAGCCGTTTGTGGTGAAGATGGTTTGCCTCATTTGATCGTGGATGGCCGTTGGAGCCATGCCGGTGACTTCGTCTTCCCAGGTCTGATGTTCCTCTACATCAATGGATGCATTGGCTGGGCGGGTCGTGAGTACCTCAAAGGCACTCGCGGTACCAAGGAGCAGTACATGAAAGAGATTCAAATTGATGTCTCTCTTGCCTTGAAGTCCCTGCTGGCATCAGCCACTTGGCCTATCGCTGCTTTTGGTGAATTCACGAGTGGCAAATTGCTTGAAAGCGATGACAAGGTGACCATCTCCCCTCGCTGA
- the gmk gene encoding guanylate kinase: MAPDGTIARPTVLTGPSGVGKGTLVARLRERHPEIWLSVSATTRAPRSGEIDGIHYFFHSKERFNELVQSGGLLEWAEFAGNCYGTPRQPVSERVAKGIPVLLEIELEGARQVRNSLPDAIQIFLAPPSVEELEKRIRGRGTEAEEAIQRRLKRAQEELAAQTEFDAVIVNDDLETALAALEKQMNLTVL, encoded by the coding sequence ATGGCTCCTGATGGAACAATCGCCAGGCCCACGGTGCTCACCGGCCCAAGCGGCGTCGGTAAGGGCACCTTGGTCGCCCGCCTGAGAGAGCGTCATCCAGAGATATGGCTCTCCGTGTCGGCCACCACGCGTGCTCCACGCAGTGGAGAAATCGATGGAATTCACTATTTTTTTCACTCCAAAGAACGGTTCAACGAACTCGTGCAAAGCGGTGGCTTGCTGGAGTGGGCTGAATTCGCTGGAAACTGCTATGGCACACCACGACAACCCGTCAGCGAACGCGTAGCGAAGGGAATTCCCGTGCTGCTTGAAATTGAATTGGAGGGAGCCAGGCAGGTGAGGAACAGTTTGCCGGATGCAATCCAAATTTTTCTTGCACCACCAAGCGTTGAAGAGCTTGAGAAACGGATTCGCGGCCGCGGAACTGAAGCAGAAGAGGCGATCCAGCGTCGTCTCAAGCGAGCACAAGAAGAATTAGCAGCTCAAACAGAATTCGATGCTGTGATCGTCAACGACGATCTTGAAACAGCTTTAGCGGCGCTAGAAAAACAGATGAACTTGACGGTCCTCTAA
- a CDS encoding sodium:proton antiporter, whose protein sequence is MTPERLGLLWGITVFAGAGARLLAALSNLPGVVLLLLSGLLIGRSGLGLVEPLDLGQGLQTIVGLLVSLVLFDGGLNLRLPGDTIKATVLRISVLRIFISFGAGILAAHWLAGLGWSLAAVFSAIVLATGPTVVTPIVKQIRLAHPLGDVLEAEGLVLEPIGAVLALLLLELALGDLHGWRELAQGLLARLGGGVLIGVTVGWLLSEGLQRLKSSQSVGLRLQLTLGALFLMFGIAEWLLPESGLPASVAAGVVVGRRSTEEAGQLDELIRELASLAITMLFPLLAADVSWAELSPLGWGGVSCILLLMFVVRPVAVSVATVGLPLVWRQKLFIAWLAPRGIVTAAVASLFAIRLEQAGILGAGRLQGLVFLTILMTVGIQGLTAQPLARVLGLIAESPEDSESTAAASSEAATQALPIVPESGQ, encoded by the coding sequence ATGACGCCTGAGCGTTTAGGGCTGCTTTGGGGCATCACTGTCTTTGCGGGTGCAGGGGCGCGACTGCTTGCAGCTTTATCCAATCTTCCTGGCGTGGTTTTGCTGCTGCTTTCAGGGTTGCTGATCGGGCGCTCTGGCCTAGGGCTCGTGGAACCTCTCGATCTTGGACAAGGGCTGCAAACCATCGTTGGTCTGTTGGTGAGCTTGGTGTTGTTTGACGGAGGTCTCAACCTTCGTCTACCAGGAGACACGATCAAAGCCACCGTGCTGCGCATCTCAGTCCTGAGAATCTTCATTTCTTTCGGTGCGGGAATCCTCGCGGCGCACTGGCTTGCAGGCCTTGGATGGTCCTTAGCTGCAGTCTTTAGCGCCATCGTGCTGGCTACTGGCCCCACCGTGGTTACCCCGATCGTGAAACAAATCCGCCTAGCGCATCCCCTTGGAGATGTGCTCGAAGCGGAAGGACTGGTGCTTGAGCCCATCGGTGCTGTTTTGGCATTGCTGCTTCTGGAACTAGCGCTGGGCGACCTACACGGCTGGCGTGAATTAGCGCAGGGCCTTCTTGCACGCCTCGGAGGGGGAGTGCTCATTGGTGTCACGGTTGGCTGGCTGTTGTCAGAGGGCTTACAACGCCTGAAGTCTTCGCAATCCGTCGGATTGCGCTTACAGCTCACGCTTGGGGCGCTGTTCCTGATGTTTGGGATAGCCGAATGGCTCCTCCCTGAATCAGGGCTACCGGCATCCGTTGCAGCGGGAGTCGTGGTCGGTAGGCGCTCAACCGAAGAAGCCGGTCAGCTCGATGAGCTGATCCGAGAATTGGCTTCACTCGCCATCACCATGCTGTTTCCTCTTTTGGCAGCAGACGTGTCATGGGCTGAGCTCAGCCCTCTCGGATGGGGTGGTGTGAGCTGTATTTTGCTGCTCATGTTTGTGGTGCGTCCAGTCGCCGTGAGTGTGGCCACAGTCGGGTTGCCCTTGGTTTGGCGTCAAAAGTTGTTTATTGCCTGGCTGGCCCCACGGGGAATCGTGACAGCAGCCGTGGCCTCATTGTTCGCCATCCGCCTTGAGCAAGCCGGAATTTTGGGTGCGGGGCGGCTGCAAGGGTTGGTCTTCCTCACAATTTTGATGACAGTTGGAATCCAAGGCTTAACGGCACAACCCTTGGCGCGCGTTCTTGGCCTGATTGCTGAGAGTCCAGAAGACTCTGAATCCACGGCTGCTGCCTCATCAGAAGCAGCGACGCAAGCGCTTCCGATCGTTCCCGAGTCTGGCCAGTAA
- the gltX gene encoding glutamate--tRNA ligase, whose amino-acid sequence MTVRVRLAPSPTGTLHIGTARTAVFNWLFARHQNGKFLLRIEDTDKERSKPEFTQNILDGLRWLGLDWDEEPVIQSERIEAHRQAISQLLAQGLAYRCYASEQELDAMREAQRASGKPPRYDNRHRQLSGEQEEAYRAEGREAVIRFRIDDEATIAWIDMVRGSMQWRGADLGGDMVIARRAPANTVGDPLYNLVVVVDDAAMAISHVIRGEDHIANTAKQLLLYQALELNCPRFAHTPLILNPEGRKLSKRDGVTSIGDFQAMGYTAEALANYMTLLGWSVPEGMEERFTLPDAAEVFNFDRVNKAGAKFDWDKLNWLNAQVLHGWSPAELLAALEPRWQQQGWVANDPLWANDLAILLGPSLTLIEDGVTQARPFFEEPPLEEDGLKQLEQAGARPALQALLSALELNAWDGLDVERAQTLLKEAAAAADVKKGVLMKSLRAALLGRLQGPDLITTWALLARLGNDRKRLRRCF is encoded by the coding sequence GTGACGGTTCGAGTTCGTCTGGCCCCAAGCCCCACCGGCACGCTTCATATCGGAACGGCTCGTACAGCTGTTTTTAATTGGTTGTTTGCCCGTCACCAAAACGGCAAATTTTTGCTGAGAATTGAAGACACGGATAAAGAGCGCTCCAAGCCAGAGTTCACTCAAAATATTCTTGATGGCTTGCGCTGGCTTGGCCTGGACTGGGATGAGGAACCGGTCATTCAAAGCGAGCGGATTGAAGCCCATCGCCAGGCCATCAGCCAATTGCTTGCTCAAGGTCTTGCCTATCGCTGTTATGCCAGCGAGCAGGAATTGGATGCCATGCGTGAAGCCCAGAGGGCTTCAGGTAAGCCTCCCCGTTATGACAACCGTCATCGCCAACTCAGTGGTGAACAGGAGGAGGCCTATCGGGCTGAAGGGCGAGAGGCGGTGATCCGTTTTCGGATTGATGACGAAGCCACTATCGCTTGGATCGATATGGTGCGCGGTTCGATGCAATGGCGCGGCGCCGATCTTGGTGGGGACATGGTGATCGCAAGACGTGCTCCTGCGAACACGGTTGGTGACCCCCTCTACAACCTCGTTGTGGTGGTTGATGACGCCGCTATGGCCATCAGCCACGTGATTCGAGGTGAGGATCACATCGCCAATACGGCCAAACAGCTGTTGCTTTATCAGGCTCTGGAGTTGAACTGCCCACGTTTTGCTCATACGCCTTTGATCCTCAATCCAGAGGGTCGCAAGCTCTCGAAGCGTGATGGCGTGACCTCCATTGGTGATTTTCAGGCGATGGGTTACACCGCAGAGGCCTTAGCCAATTACATGACCCTGCTCGGTTGGTCGGTCCCAGAGGGAATGGAGGAACGGTTCACGCTCCCAGACGCCGCAGAAGTTTTTAATTTTGATCGGGTGAATAAAGCAGGTGCCAAATTCGATTGGGACAAGCTCAACTGGCTTAATGCCCAGGTTTTGCATGGCTGGTCGCCTGCCGAACTTCTCGCAGCACTTGAACCGCGCTGGCAGCAACAAGGCTGGGTTGCCAACGACCCTCTTTGGGCCAACGACTTAGCCATTTTGCTTGGACCTTCGCTCACCTTGATCGAAGACGGAGTGACGCAAGCAAGGCCCTTTTTTGAAGAACCTCCCTTAGAAGAGGATGGACTGAAGCAACTAGAGCAAGCAGGGGCTCGTCCTGCGCTTCAGGCACTTCTTTCCGCTCTTGAGTTGAATGCATGGGATGGCCTTGATGTTGAGCGCGCCCAAACCTTGCTCAAAGAGGCCGCCGCCGCCGCTGATGTGAAGAAGGGGGTCTTGATGAAGAGTCTGAGGGCCGCCTTGCTTGGTCGACTTCAGGGGCCAGACCTCATCACCACATGGGCGTTACTGGCCAGACTCGGGAACGATCGGAAGCGCTTGCGTCGCTGCTTCTGA
- a CDS encoding high light inducible protein yields the protein MAPNNDLQPKALAEPIDPIELNAWKRGITPQAEIWNGRLAMLGLSIGMATLLIVRMFNNAA from the coding sequence ATGGCTCCTAACAACGATCTCCAACCAAAAGCTTTGGCAGAGCCAATCGATCCCATCGAGTTGAACGCTTGGAAGCGAGGAATTACCCCTCAAGCTGAAATCTGGAATGGACGTCTTGCCATGCTCGGACTTTCCATCGGCATGGCAACACTCTTAATCGTCAGAATGTTTAACAACGCGGCCTGA
- a CDS encoding DUF1643 domain-containing protein yields MNSWQAEAALSSCGAYRWLLHRPIPSSAHSSERRRVLLFVGLNPSRADGLRDDPTLRRLQGFSHQWGYHHLVVLNLFARISPSPSLLCRCAEPIGTENDLILRSWFQQWAQQPTWDLWLGWGVGGGFRQRDEAVLNMLNNVSDQRGGLPPPFVTGLTKAGYPRHPLYLPSDVTRVAWAVRFLDEPHSAPVSDLPSPVWRAERSGAFHVT; encoded by the coding sequence TTGAACTCTTGGCAAGCTGAAGCAGCACTCAGCTCTTGCGGGGCTTACCGCTGGTTGTTACATCGGCCCATTCCATCCAGTGCTCACAGCTCGGAACGGAGACGGGTGCTGCTGTTTGTTGGACTGAATCCCTCACGAGCCGATGGACTTCGAGACGACCCCACCCTGAGACGGCTTCAAGGGTTTTCTCACCAATGGGGATATCACCATCTTGTAGTCCTCAATCTGTTCGCCCGAATCTCCCCGTCTCCCTCCCTGCTGTGCCGATGCGCAGAGCCAATCGGCACTGAAAATGATCTGATCTTGCGCAGCTGGTTCCAACAGTGGGCTCAACAGCCCACATGGGATCTCTGGCTGGGATGGGGGGTCGGCGGAGGATTCAGGCAACGGGATGAGGCGGTCTTAAACATGTTGAACAACGTCAGCGATCAACGAGGAGGCCTTCCACCTCCCTTTGTGACTGGCTTGACCAAAGCGGGCTATCCCCGCCACCCCCTCTACCTTCCAAGTGATGTCACGAGAGTTGCCTGGGCAGTACGGTTCCTAGATGAACCGCACTCCGCGCCGGTATCGGATCTCCCTTCACCTGTCTGGCGGGCAGAGCGAAGTGGTGCATTTCACGTCACTTGA